The following are from one region of the Halodesulfurarchaeum sp. HSR-GB genome:
- a CDS encoding APC family permease, producing the protein MAPTENTAPETGEPEPDAASGLFDDTSENAELERTIGLAGGLTIGIGTMIGAGIFVFPGLAANRAGPAAALSFVIGGVIALLVALPASELATAMPRSGGGYFFVSRSLGTAAGAIVGLGLWLGLVFASAFYLVGLGHYASAALAELGLELPLNPVIPLAVVFAAGLTVASLFGTENTAKLQNYIVAGLLVILVVFLSYGGLDALGVFGRESVPGVFFSRGYLPVLSTAGLVFTSYLGFAQVATVAGDIKNPSRSLPIAMVGSVIVVTILYVVTIFVATSAFGADHLGTLGETAIVEVAREFLGTPGAIAILIAGIFATISSANASILSASRTVYALSRDALLPDRASRINLRYGTPHIALLAAGGPILLLAATGQVAILAEVASFLHLIMYGLIAIAVLVLRRDQPAWYDPSYEMPGVPILPGIAAVASFGLALAMQPAAIVIGVVVMAVSYGWYRYYANTVDLKGVFN; encoded by the coding sequence GTGGCTCCCACGGAGAACACTGCACCCGAGACCGGTGAGCCCGAGCCGGATGCAGCCTCGGGACTGTTCGATGACACGTCGGAAAACGCCGAACTGGAGCGAACCATCGGCCTGGCGGGTGGATTGACAATCGGCATCGGGACGATGATCGGGGCCGGCATCTTCGTCTTCCCCGGCCTCGCGGCCAACCGGGCCGGGCCGGCCGCCGCACTCTCCTTTGTCATCGGGGGTGTCATCGCGCTGCTCGTGGCGTTGCCGGCCTCTGAACTGGCGACGGCTATGCCCCGGAGCGGGGGTGGATATTTCTTCGTTTCACGCAGTCTGGGAACCGCCGCGGGGGCGATTGTCGGACTCGGTCTCTGGCTCGGCCTGGTCTTTGCCTCGGCGTTTTACCTCGTCGGCCTGGGCCACTACGCGAGTGCGGCCCTCGCCGAACTGGGGCTGGAGCTGCCGCTGAACCCAGTGATTCCCCTGGCGGTGGTCTTCGCGGCCGGGCTGACTGTGGCGAGCCTGTTCGGGACCGAGAACACCGCGAAACTCCAGAACTACATCGTCGCCGGGCTGCTCGTCATCCTCGTTGTCTTCCTCTCCTACGGTGGCCTCGACGCGCTGGGTGTCTTCGGTCGGGAATCGGTTCCCGGGGTCTTCTTCTCTCGGGGCTACCTGCCCGTGCTCTCCACGGCCGGGCTCGTTTTCACCTCGTATCTGGGCTTCGCGCAGGTCGCCACGGTGGCGGGGGACATCAAGAACCCTTCGCGGTCGCTTCCCATCGCGATGGTGGGGTCGGTGATCGTCGTGACGATCCTCTACGTGGTGACGATCTTCGTCGCGACCAGCGCGTTCGGTGCCGATCACCTCGGGACGCTGGGCGAGACCGCCATCGTGGAGGTTGCCCGTGAGTTCCTCGGGACGCCGGGGGCGATCGCTATCCTCATCGCCGGGATCTTCGCGACGATCTCGAGTGCGAACGCCTCGATTCTGAGCGCCTCCCGGACCGTCTACGCGCTGAGCCGGGACGCTTTGCTCCCGGATCGGGCGAGCCGGATCAACCTTCGCTATGGCACGCCCCACATTGCGTTGCTGGCCGCTGGGGGCCCGATTCTCCTGCTTGCGGCGACCGGCCAGGTGGCGATTTTGGCGGAGGTCGCTTCCTTCCTCCACCTGATCATGTACGGGCTCATCGCCATCGCGGTGCTCGTGCTGCGGCGGGACCAGCCTGCGTGGTACGACCCGAGTTACGAGATGCCCGGCGTCCCGATTCTGCCCGGGATCGCCGCGGTCGCCAGCTTCGGCCTGGCGTTGGCGATGCAGCCCGCCGCGATCGTGATCGGAGTGGTCGTCATGGCCGTCTCGTATGGCTGGTATCGCTACTACGCGAACACGGTCGACCTGAAAGGAGTGTTCAACTGA